A genomic window from Candidatus Bathyarchaeota archaeon includes:
- a CDS encoding triphosphoribosyl-dephospho-CoA synthase translates to MNADPIIEKSDYISRCIELAILFEVSGYPKPGNIHRTADFSETTFEHYLASAVAIAPSFRKAAEQGIKVLNNEIDCSEIGIGFVIKDAVNRMLSSQNGGNTLLGAIIILAPIAAAAGMINEAFSLTKLRKNIKLVVEATTSEDAIQVYDAIALVNPGGLNNSKELDVQNPDSKKKILEDKITLFDTFKIASAYDSIAYEWVNNYPITFDLGYPHLVKELKETKNLNTATVHAFLKVLAQVPDTFICRKVGQKKAKKISVQAANVLSKGGLKTETGKKLLLDFDKNLRDPKNDLSPGTTADIIEAVLALNNLNGYKP, encoded by the coding sequence ATGAACGCAGATCCAATAATAGAAAAATCTGATTATATTTCTCGTTGTATAGAACTCGCCATTTTATTTGAAGTAAGTGGTTATCCAAAACCTGGAAACATCCACAGAACAGCAGATTTTTCGGAAACCACATTTGAACACTATCTAGCATCTGCAGTTGCAATAGCCCCATCTTTCAGGAAAGCAGCAGAACAAGGGATTAAAGTTTTGAACAATGAAATTGATTGCTCCGAAATTGGCATTGGTTTTGTAATTAAGGATGCGGTTAACCGGATGTTATCTAGTCAAAATGGGGGTAATACTTTATTGGGTGCAATTATCATTCTGGCGCCTATAGCAGCAGCTGCGGGCATGATAAATGAGGCGTTTTCGTTGACTAAACTTCGAAAAAATATTAAGTTAGTTGTTGAAGCAACTACTTCTGAAGATGCGATTCAAGTTTATGATGCAATAGCTCTTGTTAACCCAGGGGGGTTGAATAATTCTAAAGAATTGGATGTTCAAAACCCTGATTCTAAAAAGAAAATTTTAGAGGATAAAATTACGTTGTTTGACACATTTAAAATTGCATCAGCATATGATTCAATAGCGTACGAATGGGTAAACAATTATCCTATCACTTTTGATTTAGGTTACCCACATTTAGTTAAAGAGCTCAAAGAGACTAAAAACTTGAACACAGCTACAGTTCATGCTTTTTTGAAGGTTCTTGCACAAGTACCCGATACTTTTATTTGCCGAAAAGTTGGTCAAAAGAAAGCTAAAAAAATTTCAGTTCAAGCTGCAAACGTATTAAGTAAAGGTGGATTAAAAACCGAAACCGGGAAGAAACTTCTTTTAGATTTTGATAAAAATCTCAGAGATCCAAAAAATGATTTGAGTCCGGGAACAACTGCAGACATAATCGAGGCCGTATTGGCGCTAAATAACTTGAATGGTTACAAACCATGA
- a CDS encoding Snf7 family protein, which yields MCEGISIKNPFRSSPQFEKIVVEAVPKLKAQQLRLGQVVIKLTRRDKILFKTCASALQAKNTERAAIFATELAELRKLTKVIYHTQILVERIILRLETLKEFNAAFSDLKPVLHNLQSVTKGLSAFMPQMAVEMERVNETIFEVMTMSKIDSAKMEVHTDVKTEGGQEVLEEVAEFLEEQITDKLPAPPTSPVIATPQPQPQQQRVEQRQLVALTASGSEDSEPEFFPGFATFKEIETETITWSATKDDLEESVLEYAKRKAGNLDIGECANDLNVAYGEIEKALETLGVKGKIKIAS from the coding sequence ATCTGTGAGGGAATATCGATAAAAAACCCTTTTCGCTCTTCTCCTCAATTTGAGAAGATAGTTGTTGAAGCAGTACCAAAACTTAAAGCTCAACAGCTTCGACTGGGCCAAGTTGTTATTAAACTTACACGAAGAGACAAAATTCTCTTCAAAACTTGTGCGTCAGCATTACAAGCTAAAAATACTGAACGAGCAGCGATTTTCGCTACTGAACTTGCTGAGTTACGAAAACTTACCAAAGTAATCTACCATACTCAGATACTTGTGGAACGAATAATCTTACGGCTAGAAACACTCAAAGAATTCAACGCAGCATTCTCTGATCTTAAACCAGTTCTCCATAATTTACAATCAGTAACAAAAGGTCTAAGTGCATTCATGCCCCAAATGGCCGTCGAAATGGAAAGGGTTAACGAAACAATCTTTGAGGTCATGACAATGTCCAAAATAGACTCTGCAAAAATGGAAGTGCATACTGACGTAAAAACTGAAGGCGGTCAAGAAGTTCTCGAAGAAGTCGCAGAGTTCTTGGAGGAACAAATAACAGATAAACTTCCAGCACCTCCAACATCGCCAGTCATTGCAACTCCTCAACCACAGCCTCAACAGCAACGAGTAGAACAAAGACAATTAGTTGCCCTCACAGCTTCTGGGTCCGAAGATTCTGAACCTGAATTTTTCCCAGGTTTTGCAACCTTCAAAGAAATCGAAACGGAAACTATTACTTGGTCAGCTACCAAAGATGACCTAGAAGAGTCTGTTTTGGAGTATGCAAAACGTAAAGCAGGCAACCTTGACATTGGTGAATGTGCTAATGACTTGAATGTTGCATACGGGGAAATTGAAAAAGCTTTAGAAACTCTGGGCGTAAAAGGTAAAATCAAGATTGCGTCGTGA
- a CDS encoding Snf7 family protein yields the protein MSEKFAKKWGEGVDDTPLSNKIKDAVRPPGPLKPRLDFAVKRMEMQIQKLDKAADRFSDRDKAIFQKIVNAYTKHDMARANVFANELAEIRKMEKMIMHSRLALEQIVLRLSTVSELGDVVSTLAPAVNVLRNVKTGMGSVFPEAEREIGSIGNLLSGIIMDAGYNSGMNIDFQTAGDDAQNILNEAATVAEQKVKEKFPDLPTGMPSFGQSLQSES from the coding sequence ATGTCTGAAAAATTTGCCAAAAAATGGGGAGAAGGAGTAGATGACACTCCTCTCAGTAATAAGATTAAGGACGCAGTTCGTCCTCCAGGTCCTTTGAAACCAAGATTAGATTTTGCAGTAAAACGAATGGAAATGCAGATACAGAAACTCGACAAAGCTGCAGACCGATTCAGTGACCGTGACAAAGCAATCTTCCAAAAAATTGTTAACGCTTACACAAAACATGACATGGCTCGAGCTAACGTCTTCGCTAACGAATTAGCTGAAATCCGAAAAATGGAAAAAATGATTATGCACTCTAGGCTTGCTCTAGAACAGATAGTTCTACGACTTAGCACAGTTTCTGAACTTGGTGATGTTGTCAGCACATTGGCTCCAGCTGTAAACGTTCTACGCAATGTAAAAACTGGAATGGGTTCAGTATTCCCTGAAGCAGAACGCGAAATCGGAAGCATTGGCAACCTGCTTAGTGGAATTATAATGGATGCAGGTTACAACTCTGGAATGAACATTGACTTCCAGACCGCAGGCGACGATGCACAAAACATCTTGAATGAAGCAGCCACTGTTGCAGAACAAAAAGTCAAAGAAAAGTTCCCTGACCTACCTACTGGAATGCCTTCATTTGGGCAATCCCTGCAGAGCGAATCATAA
- a CDS encoding CdvA-like protein: MSKPISNPFLFVGNQIKDEYGRQIGRIASFKIAPTGRIDGVFVEHGDGEFLSYSSDQIKMDNGTLVVSPSIKLSANSICQEIPLIWRKDKALNDLVAKKKIPAEMYDDLHSTFEGALNELNEKATDLIGEIDNEIDRCNTQIHELHSALINLEIEREIGRLTAESYDKALRIIQWGLKGANAEKQDLELVKSKLDNLLIGEKTKSTPSEELQLNTHEPTETSNPQPSADIAHNLPEPPVIIHVRNPNKQTS; encoded by the coding sequence GTGTCTAAACCTATTTCCAACCCTTTTCTTTTTGTTGGCAACCAAATAAAGGATGAATACGGAAGGCAAATCGGTCGAATTGCATCTTTCAAGATAGCACCTACTGGTAGGATAGATGGCGTCTTTGTTGAACACGGTGACGGAGAATTCCTAAGTTACTCTAGTGACCAAATCAAAATGGACAATGGAACCTTAGTTGTTTCTCCATCAATCAAACTAAGTGCAAACTCAATCTGTCAAGAAATTCCATTAATCTGGAGAAAAGACAAGGCACTAAACGACCTTGTAGCAAAGAAAAAAATCCCAGCCGAAATGTATGATGATCTGCATTCAACATTTGAAGGGGCACTAAACGAACTCAACGAAAAAGCAACTGATTTAATTGGAGAAATAGACAACGAAATAGATCGTTGCAACACACAAATTCACGAACTACACTCAGCATTGATTAATCTCGAAATCGAACGTGAAATTGGCAGATTAACTGCCGAATCTTACGACAAGGCTTTGAGGATAATTCAATGGGGACTAAAAGGTGCTAACGCAGAAAAACAAGATCTCGAACTCGTAAAAAGTAAACTTGACAATTTGCTTATCGGCGAAAAAACTAAATCAACACCATCTGAAGAATTACAACTAAACACTCATGAACCAACAGAAACTTCAAACCCTCAACCATCAGCTGATATTGCTCATAATCTTCCTGAACCCCCAGTAATCATCCATGTTCGGAACCCCAACAAACAAACTTCCTAA
- a CDS encoding nitroreductase family protein: MELFEAIKNRRSIRKYKEDAVENEKILKVLEVACFAPSAANRQPYGFVVVTEKKTIQELSSAAYQEWSAPAMIVVCVNPKEAWIRKDKEEFWKVDAGLIMQNISLIAHAEGLGTCWICAFDEKKAKTVLGVKKPIRIVAMTPLGYPAEKKGPVTNRKNIDELVHYEKW, encoded by the coding sequence TTGGAACTTTTTGAAGCAATAAAAAATAGACGAAGCATTCGAAAATATAAAGAAGATGCAGTAGAAAATGAAAAAATCTTGAAAGTCTTGGAAGTTGCTTGTTTTGCACCGTCGGCGGCGAACCGTCAGCCTTATGGATTTGTTGTAGTAACGGAAAAAAAGACGATACAAGAACTTAGTTCAGCTGCATATCAAGAATGGTCTGCTCCGGCAATGATTGTAGTTTGTGTGAATCCTAAAGAAGCTTGGATAAGAAAAGATAAAGAAGAATTCTGGAAAGTAGATGCCGGTTTAATTATGCAAAATATATCCTTGATTGCCCACGCAGAAGGCTTAGGAACATGCTGGATATGCGCATTTGATGAGAAAAAAGCTAAAACAGTTTTGGGAGTTAAAAAGCCCATTCGTATTGTTGCCATGACTCCCTTGGGGTATCCTGCAGAAAAAAAAGGTCCAGTTACAAACCGAAAAAATATTGATGAACTAGTTCATTACGAAAAATGGTAA
- a CDS encoding AAA family ATPase, producing the protein MSASEELEQAATKYALEAVRLDNQGSKGMAITMYQKGISTLLKLVRLYPNYGLNSVYIQRAQAYQERIKALQGGAPVQPINNHVQPQYDRTEEMPKGPAEPSGPGASEDKSSYDELVLQEKPNVKWDEVVGLEIAKKAIKEAIVYPVERPDLFPLGWPRGILLFGPPGCGKTLLAAAVATEIDGAFVSVDAASVMSKWLGEAERNVAKLFNQARNTAKNGRPAILFIDELDSLIGMHSNEVGGETRVRNQFLKEMDGVMDKGKKLHVYVIGATNKPWALDWPFIRRFQKRIMVPLPDYDARLHLLNLYTKHLNLSSKIDLDEFARLAAGFSGSDIRDICQSAHLRVIGELFDSGKASDKHAKPRPLSIEDFKNILADRKPSVSPRVLSTYKEWSEAFKAL; encoded by the coding sequence ATGAGTGCTTCTGAGGAACTTGAACAAGCTGCAACAAAATACGCTTTAGAAGCTGTCCGTCTTGACAATCAAGGCTCCAAAGGCATGGCGATTACCATGTACCAAAAGGGTATCTCAACTCTTTTGAAACTTGTAAGGTTATATCCGAATTATGGCTTAAACTCTGTTTACATTCAACGTGCACAGGCTTATCAAGAACGCATAAAAGCTCTGCAAGGTGGCGCACCTGTTCAACCAATTAACAATCATGTTCAGCCACAATATGACCGAACTGAAGAAATGCCAAAAGGTCCAGCAGAACCTTCCGGACCTGGTGCATCTGAAGACAAGTCAAGCTATGACGAATTAGTATTACAAGAAAAACCTAATGTAAAATGGGACGAAGTAGTTGGTTTAGAAATTGCCAAAAAAGCAATCAAAGAAGCTATAGTATATCCTGTTGAACGACCTGACCTGTTTCCATTAGGCTGGCCTCGAGGAATTCTTCTGTTTGGTCCTCCTGGTTGTGGTAAAACTTTGCTAGCTGCTGCTGTGGCAACCGAAATTGATGGCGCGTTCGTTTCAGTAGATGCTGCATCAGTCATGTCGAAATGGTTAGGTGAAGCAGAACGAAACGTAGCTAAATTGTTCAACCAAGCACGAAACACTGCAAAGAATGGTCGCCCTGCTATATTGTTTATCGACGAATTAGACTCATTGATTGGTATGCATTCCAACGAAGTGGGTGGAGAAACCCGAGTTCGTAACCAATTCCTTAAAGAAATGGATGGAGTAATGGACAAGGGTAAAAAATTACACGTTTACGTGATTGGTGCAACCAACAAACCATGGGCTCTAGACTGGCCCTTCATTCGAAGATTCCAAAAACGAATCATGGTTCCCCTGCCTGATTACGATGCCCGACTACACCTGCTTAACCTATATACCAAACATCTGAACCTCTCATCGAAAATTGACCTTGACGAATTTGCACGATTAGCTGCTGGTTTCTCTGGCAGTGACATACGTGACATCTGCCAATCTGCACATTTGCGGGTTATTGGAGAACTATTTGATTCTGGCAAAGCAAGCGATAAACATGCAAAACCTCGACCTCTTTCAATTGAAGACTTTAAGAATATATTGGCTGACAGAAAGCCCAGCGTATCACCTAGGGTTCTTTCAACATACAAAGAATGGTCTGAAGCCTTCAAAGCGCTTTAA
- a CDS encoding polysaccharide biosynthesis C-terminal domain-containing protein, producing MEDLSDSGPKRLISGGAWFLGLMILSGVFWFFLGIQITNYYGPAGFGLFNTAYSMFDFMWALIFGGLFEGLIHFGTCHLTQNKENISQYFAKHVRYLTSISVIIFILLTFLSFQISDVIYRTIVLSLGVAFLFSGTKDALAAISGSLHNSKQLSITQSFGFYAVSIIGIIFTLLNMPQELLPILVIFNPISQLIVCMFFLRPYLKNLFMYNVEYFKNRKIKDSIFQDVKDFKKTLVFGFSISIGKISFMVMKSLDIPLLNLFFDITDVGIYSVADTISSIMFMMTAFALPIISSVSEAWTRKDNVLLEKYVKISIKYPLLLGLPLTVIIFALAEPIVVGLYGIEVQGAVVPLQILIVGTFLLMFGKTLTSILIGIGKPKLSGTLLAVAATQYLVLLFVFVPIFGLNGAAISLTCTGVTALVLIPYFIHRNLKVDVYSGIPKVVMAAIIMAAILLLFPKNNLLFLIAGTAVSVAIYGVMVYYSGYLTQEDIKILRKSKER from the coding sequence ATGGAAGATTTGAGTGACTCAGGACCAAAAAGACTGATTTCAGGTGGAGCTTGGTTCTTAGGCCTCATGATTCTCAGTGGAGTTTTTTGGTTTTTTTTGGGAATTCAAATCACAAACTACTATGGTCCCGCGGGATTTGGATTATTCAATACAGCATATTCAATGTTTGATTTCATGTGGGCACTAATTTTTGGTGGACTGTTTGAGGGTCTAATCCATTTTGGTACATGCCATTTAACACAAAACAAAGAAAACATTTCACAATACTTTGCAAAGCACGTCAGATACTTAACTTCAATAAGTGTAATAATTTTTATTTTATTGACATTTTTGTCATTTCAAATATCAGATGTAATCTACCGTACAATAGTTCTTTCATTGGGTGTCGCGTTTCTGTTCTCTGGAACAAAAGACGCCCTTGCAGCCATAAGTGGGTCATTACATAATAGCAAGCAACTTTCCATAACCCAGTCTTTTGGGTTTTACGCTGTTTCGATAATTGGCATAATATTTACTCTATTGAATATGCCCCAGGAATTATTGCCGATTCTAGTAATTTTCAATCCCATTTCCCAGTTAATTGTCTGCATGTTTTTTTTGAGACCATACCTGAAGAATTTGTTCATGTATAATGTTGAATACTTTAAAAACAGGAAAATCAAGGATTCAATATTTCAAGATGTAAAAGATTTTAAAAAGACACTAGTTTTTGGTTTTTCGATATCTATTGGTAAAATATCCTTTATGGTAATGAAAAGTCTGGACATACCGTTACTTAATCTGTTTTTTGATATTACGGATGTAGGAATTTACAGTGTTGCAGACACAATATCCAGTATTATGTTCATGATGACTGCATTCGCATTGCCCATAATTTCTTCAGTGTCTGAAGCATGGACAAGAAAAGATAATGTGTTACTGGAAAAATACGTAAAAATTTCAATAAAATATCCATTACTATTGGGATTGCCGTTAACTGTAATAATTTTTGCTTTAGCTGAACCGATTGTTGTAGGACTATACGGTATTGAAGTCCAAGGTGCCGTTGTTCCACTGCAGATTCTAATTGTTGGAACATTCCTTCTTATGTTTGGAAAAACATTGACGTCAATACTAATTGGTATTGGAAAACCCAAACTATCTGGAACATTACTTGCAGTTGCAGCTACGCAATATCTTGTTTTACTGTTTGTTTTTGTGCCAATATTTGGTCTAAACGGTGCAGCAATTTCTTTGACATGTACAGGAGTAACAGCATTGGTTTTAATTCCTTATTTTATTCACCGAAACCTGAAAGTTGATGTTTATTCAGGAATCCCAAAAGTAGTAATGGCAGCAATTATTATGGCAGCAATTCTTTTACTTTTCCCAAAAAATAACTTGTTGTTTCTTATTGCGGGAACAGCAGTAAGTGTTGCAATTTATGGAGTTATGGTATATTATTCTGGATACCTCACTCAAGAAGACATAAAAATTCTAAGAAAATCAAAAGAAAGATAA